One Streptomyces sp. NBC_00223 genomic window carries:
- a CDS encoding NAD(P)/FAD-dependent oxidoreductase has protein sequence MIDLLVAGGGPAGLATAIHAARAGLEVVVAEPRPGPVDKACGEGLMPGAVAALADLGVLVGGRPLRGIRYVDGRHQAEAYFRAGPGRGVRRTELHAALAEQAARLGVPVLPLRVGEVRQEADRVHAAGITARYLAAADGLHSPVRRALGLTGPPDRATARYGLRRHFAVAPWTDCVEVHWSGRAEAYVTPVGPRLVGVALLTCERAPFDRQLGAFPHLAARLPAVAATPARGAGPLRQPVRGRVLGRVLLVGDAAGYVDALTGEGVSLALRAAAHLVRCVLADRPEEYDRAWRAMSRRHRALTAGLLRVRANPLLAGRIVPTAARLPGVFGALVNGLA, from the coding sequence GTGATCGACCTGCTGGTGGCCGGTGGCGGCCCGGCCGGGCTGGCCACCGCGATCCACGCCGCCCGGGCCGGACTTGAGGTGGTGGTGGCCGAGCCGCGGCCCGGGCCGGTGGACAAGGCGTGCGGCGAGGGCCTGATGCCGGGGGCGGTCGCCGCGCTGGCCGACCTCGGCGTACTGGTCGGCGGCCGCCCGCTGCGCGGCATCCGGTACGTGGACGGCCGGCACCAGGCCGAGGCGTACTTCCGGGCAGGGCCGGGCCGCGGGGTGCGCCGTACCGAGCTGCACGCGGCGCTCGCCGAGCAGGCCGCGCGCCTGGGGGTGCCGGTGCTGCCGCTGCGGGTGGGCGAGGTACGCCAGGAGGCCGACCGGGTGCACGCCGCCGGGATCACCGCGCGCTACCTGGCGGCCGCCGACGGGCTGCACTCGCCGGTACGGCGGGCCCTCGGTCTGACCGGCCCGCCGGACCGCGCGACGGCCCGCTACGGTCTGCGGCGGCATTTCGCGGTGGCGCCCTGGACGGACTGCGTGGAGGTCCACTGGTCCGGCCGGGCGGAGGCGTATGTCACCCCGGTCGGGCCGCGGTTGGTGGGCGTCGCCCTGCTGACCTGCGAGCGGGCGCCCTTCGACCGCCAGCTCGGCGCGTTCCCGCACCTGGCCGCGCGATTGCCGGCCGTCGCCGCGACCCCCGCGCGCGGCGCCGGTCCGCTGCGGCAGCCGGTACGCGGCCGGGTGCTGGGGCGGGTGCTGCTGGTCGGGGACGCGGCCGGCTACGTCGACGCGCTCACCGGCGAAGGCGTCTCCCTCGCGCTGCGGGCCGCCGCCCACTTGGTGCGCTGCGTGCTCGCCGACCGGCCCGAGGAGTACGACCGTGCCTGGCGGGCGATGTCACGGCGGCACCGCGCGCTGACGGCGGGACTGCTGCGGGTGCGCGCCAACCCGCTGCTGGCCGGGCGG